The window AAGCACCCTTCCCGGAAACCAAAGTCAGTATTTCGGTTTCAAATTGTTTCTGATTAACCGGTGTTTGTTCTGTTTTAAGCACCGGCACCGTAGGTAAATCAATCAGTTTTGCATAAAATCTGGTTTCTTCCCAGCTTAGCCAACGGCCATGCTCGCGGATGCCGAAAACATAAAAATGATGTTCGAGTTTACGGTAAGCAATAGAATGTGTGGCGTATAAATTTTCTATAAAAAATTCCAGATCGCCCAGATCATGTTTTACCATTTGCCAGAAACGCCTTAAACTTTCCGTCCAGGGTGAAGTAGTTGGCGCTGCATGCGAACGTGCAAAAACTCCATATCGGGACAGGCAATTGTTTTCGCCGTCTAATTTTTCGGTATGTATCAATGTTGGGATCTGTTGTATTTTATCCCAATAGTCGTGCTGTATCCTGTCGTCGCTGGTTGTTCCCGGCGAAAACGGATAATGATACGTACGACCATATTTTTGTGAAATAGTCATCTTGTAATCAGTAAAAATAAAAGATATAGTAATTACTCCCTTCCAGATTTGGAAAGATCATTTAACATGAATGTGCAAATGAGATTACATGACTCAAAGGATAATTTTTTTAATACTGTTGCAAATGTAATAAAACCAAATCAAATTCCCGCTCATGTTTCCCGCTAATCTATTCTGAGTCAATCCCATATCTTTTTCGGTTCGTTTCAAACATCACTTTAAATTAGGATTTTAGCCTCACAAACTGGATATAATCAGTGTTAACCGGATCAATGTCGTTCAGTTTCATTTCTTTTGCAATTTGCGCGCGATGGTAAGTACCGTGATTAAAAACATGCAGCAAAATATCAGGAATTGAAGTCTGGAAGGCTTTACCCGTAGAGTTCTGATACTGAACCAAGGGCAACAAATCATCATCAGGGTTTTCGATCGCGGCCAACCCCTGCCCGCTTTCGGCCAACAACCTGCTACAGGTTTCGAGATCGTGCTGTTGCCAAACGCTTACTGGTGGCACCTCGTCATTAATGCGGTACAACCAAATCATTTGTGCATTGATGATGTGGCTAAAGAGATTGATGCACGATTGGGGCAATATATTGGCTTGCTCTTTTAAAGTGGTTAGCAGAATTGAATTGGCCCAGTTGTTATAGCTGCAAAATTGTTGTAACATGGTTGGAGTTAAAAATAGGAAACATATAACTGATTTTATTTTGGAATGCCAGCCTGCATCAAACTTACCTTAAGTAAATAATCAGCAAACTGAAAATCAAAAGCGTAGATTTAAATTTCATATTAGCAATATAACGAATTGATTAGAATGTGAATGCAAGCGCCATTAATTAACCCTTTGTTATTAAAATTACCCTACAATTTCCCGCAGCAGCTTCTATTCTTGCGCTAACAACGTAATTTTAAAAGTAAGCTCGGTCTGCTTATCCAAACCAAAACGCTCACTTTTTTCGAGGCATTGTAATTCGAGTACTGCTAAATAAGCCTTTAACCTGGTTCCAGCTGGGGTTTTCGCTTTTAAATTGGTAATTAAGGTCCACAAGCGTTGTTTTTTAATGTAGTTGCTTTGAAGCTCAATGAGTTTATGGCTTAATTTATTATGCTAGAAACCAACTTCTTCTAAACGCTGCCCCATCTTTTTGAGCACTGCTGTCTGCAATTGATCTGCTCTAATACTTATGGCAGCAGTTGGTTCGATGGTTTGCTCTTCCTGCAACAGCATTTCAATGTCAGAAATTGTGACTAATTGCTGGCTATTTAAATTAAGCAAACCGAGCTCGTACAAACTGAAAGTTCCATTGGGCATTTCTAACAGGCCAGCAAGTGCTGCTTGCAAAAGCCCTAATTTATCTCTTATGTGTTTCATACCGCTATAATTTTTTAACACCTGAAAAGAAATGTAGACTTTTTTACGAGTTGTT is drawn from Pedobacter sp. HDW13 and contains these coding sequences:
- a CDS encoding DinB family protein; amino-acid sequence: MLQQFCSYNNWANSILLTTLKEQANILPQSCINLFSHIINAQMIWLYRINDEVPPVSVWQQHDLETCSRLLAESGQGLAAIENPDDDLLPLVQYQNSTGKAFQTSIPDILLHVFNHGTYHRAQIAKEMKLNDIDPVNTDYIQFVRLKS
- a CDS encoding RNA ligase family protein; translated protein: MTISQKYGRTYHYPFSPGTTSDDRIQHDYWDKIQQIPTLIHTEKLDGENNCLSRYGVFARSHAAPTTSPWTESLRRFWQMVKHDLGDLEFFIENLYATHSIAYRKLEHHFYVFGIREHGRWLSWEETRFYAKLIDLPTVPVLKTEQTPVNQKQFETEILTLVSGKGAFEPFDVYENKETTMEGIVSRNAEGYEVDAFAQNVFKYVRKGHVKTDEHWTRNWKRAALINEGGKNVDL